A DNA window from Brassica napus cultivar Da-Ae chromosome A4, Da-Ae, whole genome shotgun sequence contains the following coding sequences:
- the LOC106444943 gene encoding uncharacterized protein LOC106444943 has translation MVLVVQEDEGEEAEQFEEDEKDEEEAVEFAECAALSTKSAMGISSPKTIKLRGSVGEAEAVVLIDSGATHNFIDCRLMQKLGLVAEETQSYGVITGSGKPVRGGGICRNVTLTMQGYSITSDFLPLELNNVDIILGIQWLETLGETRVNWKLQTLKIPVEGRLVSLQGVPNLCSSEVSCKAMQRLLEQAEVSVVVECREVVAELKGKAEYSGQMQGLLSQFQQVFQEPQGLPPTRGREHAINLVQGSNPVSVRPFRYPHAQKEEIEKQVTTMLKAGIIQESISPFSSPVLLVKKKDGSWRFCVDYRSLNKVTVLDSYPIPMIDQLLDELRGARVFSKLDLRSGYHQIRVKTEDIPKTAFRTHDGHYEFLVMPFGLSNAPATFQSLMNEIFRPYLRRFVLVFFDDILVFSRNQQEHMEHVRVVLETLQQHRLYANLKKCEFGCTSIEYLGHVISEEGVAADKRKVEAMTDWPVPRSVKELRGFLGLTGYYRKFVKDYGIIARPLTELLKKDRFGWSVVAEGAFSALKEAMSTVPVLALPDFQEQFVVESDASGKGLGAVLMQNQRPLAYYSQALSERQQLKSVYERELMAIVFAIQKWRHYLLGRKFLVRTDQKSLKFLLEQREINLEYQKWLTKLLGFDFDIQYKPGLENKAADALSRRGVAAELLALSVPTAIQFQDIEKELALDPILQKLKEEIVANKGEHKEYEVVQGRLMRRGKLVLPKDSPLIGIIMRELHDGLMGGHGGVQRTQKKVSDMFYWVGMMSDIRKYVAACSVCQRHKYSTLAPGGLLQPLAIPEAVWEDIAMDFVEGLPRSEGFNAILVVIDRLSKYAHFIKLRHPFTATEVALLFVQEVVKLHGFPKTIVSDRDKVFTSQFWKELFRLAGTSLCMSTAYHPQTDGQTEVTNRGLETYLRCYTSDKPKAWAKFLPWAELCYNSSFHSAIKMTPFKAVYGRDPPFLLKYEQGSTTNADLESKLIERDDMLSLLREHIGHAQQVMKRQVDGHRREVVFEVGDKVYLKLRPYRQQTLARRANEKLSARFYGPYEITARVGKVAYRLKLPEEAKIHPTFHVSQLKKAIGEDNPVAPLPSQLTTEGVLVAQPEKVLGTRVSPLTGQDELLIQWKGLPEYESSWEWKKVIQGQFPEFDLEDKVNFAEGSNVSYEARRPPLLYEYSRRKKSSQQKMTNEQSDVAREAAGAAVAASRNPRHSILDWVFSSHRSSLLPWGSMTLADSSSESVAEPKTGFSFPATIGESRRLLGVGLRKKSVLGLKNIDVYAFGIYADCDDVKKLVGEKYSSLAASELRGNNAFMDQLMEADIKMTIRLQIVYGKLNIRSVRNAFQESVGNRLKKFGGVDNDELLQSFTGLFKDEYKIPRSSIIDLTQEPGHVLSVAIEGNHVGSVKSKLLCRSILDLYIGEEPFDKNAREDFLDNVASLAAHK, from the exons ATGGTACTGGTGGTGCAGGAGGATGAAGGCGAGGAGGCGGAGCAGTTTGAGGAAGATGAGAAAGACGAGGAGGAGGCGGTGGAATTCGCAGAATGCGCCGCTCTATCCACAAAATCGGCAATGGGAATCTCATCCCCCAAGACAATCAAGTTGCGCGGTTCAGTGGGAGAGGCTGAGGCGGTGGTACTCATTGACAGCGGGGCTACCCACAATTTTATCGATTGCCGGCTGATGCAAAAGTTAGGGCTCGTGGCGGAGGAAACCCAGAGTTATGGAGTGATCACGGGGTCGGGAAAGCCAGTCAGGGGAGGAGGCATTTGTAGGAACGTAACACTGACAATGCAAGGCTACTCGATTACGTCTGATTTCCTTCCCTTAGAGCTCAACAACGTCGATATAATACTGGGCATTCAGTGGCTCGAGACGCTTGGAGAAACAAGAGTTAACTGGAAGCTGCAGACTCTGAAAATTCCAGTGGAGGGTAGATTGGTGTCGCTTCAAGGGGTTCCAAACTTGTGTAGCTCGGAGGTGTCGTGCAAAGCTATGCAAAGGTTGCTGGAACAAGCTGAAGTGAGTGTAGTGGTCGAATGTCGAGAAGTAGTGGCGGAGTTGAAAGGGAAGGCGGAGTATTCCGGACAAATGCAGGGACTACTGTCTCAATTCCAACAAGTGTTCCAAGAGCCGCAAGGCTTACCACCAACTAGAGGGAGGGAGCATGCGATCAACCTGGTTCAGGGGAGTAATCCGGTGAGTGTGAGGCCCTTCCGCTATCCTCACGCTCAGAAGGAGGAGATTGAGAAGCAAGTGACTACGATGCTGAAGGCGGGAATTATCCAAGAAAGCATCAGTCCGTTCTCCAGTCCGGTATTATTAGTCAAAAAGAAGGATGGCAGTTGGCGCTTCTGTGTAGACTATCGGTCTCTCAACAAGGTTACGGTATTGGACAGTTACCCGATACCAATGATAGACCAGCTATTGGATGAGTTGCGTGGGGCGAGGGTGTTTTCCAAGCTAGACTTACGCTCAGGATATCATCAGATACGGGTCAAGACTGAAGATATCCCGAAGACGGCCTTTCGTACTCACGACGGGCACTACGAGTTCCTTGTAATGCCGTTTGGGCTGTCTAACGCACCCGCCACGTTCCAGTCTCTTATGAATGAGATATTTCGGCCTTATCTAAGGAGATTTGTGCTGGTGTTCTTCGATGACATACTGGTCTTCAGTAGGAATCAACAAGAACATATGGAGCATGTGAGGGTTGTCTTGGAAACGCTTCAACAGCACCGGCTATACGCTAATTTGAAGAAATGTGAGTTTGGCTGCACTAGCATCGAGTACTTGGGCCATGTTATTTCGGAGGAGGGGGTGGCAGCTGATAAACGCAAGGTGGAGGCGATGACAGACTGGCCAGTGCCTCGCAGTGTGAAGGAACTGAGAGGGTTTTTGGGGCTCACGGGGTATTACCGAAAATTTGTGAAGGACTATGGAATCATTGCTAGACCCTTGACGGAGCTACTTAAAAAGGATCGTTTTGGATGGAGCGTAGTGGCAGAGGGGGCGTTCTCTGCGTTGAAGGAAGCTATGTCAACGGTACCAGTTCTGGCCTTACCAGACTTCCAGGAGCAGTTTGTCGTGGAGTCAGATGCATCAGGCAAGGGACTGGGAGCTGTACTCATGCAGAACCAGAGACCTTTAGCGTACTATAGCCAAGCTCTGTCAGAGAGACAGCAGCTCAAGTCAGTATATGAACGTGAGCTGATGGCCATAGTGTTCGCAATTCAGAAGTGGCGACACTATCTACTAGGGAGAAAATTCCTTGTTCGAACAGACCAGAAGAGCCTCAAGTTTCTGTTGGAACAACGCGAGATCAACTTGGAATATCAAAAGTGGTTAACGAAGCTCCTAGGCTTCGACTTTGATATACAGTACAAACCTGGGTTGGAGAATAAAGCAGCGGATGCTCTATCTAGAAGAGGTGTAGCAGCAGAGTTGTTGGCACTATCAGTTCCTACGGCTATTCAGTTTCAAGATATCGAGAAGGAGTTGGCTCTAGATCCAATACTACAGAAGCTGAAAGAGGAGATTGTAGCTAACAAGGGGGAACATAAGGAGTATGAAGTCGTACAAGGGAGGTTGATGCGTCGGGGAAAACTGGTGCTACCTAAGGACTCCCCACTGATTGGGATAATTATGAGGGAACTCCATGATGGGCTCATGGGAGGTCACGGAGGGGTGCAACGCACGCAGAAGAAAGTCAGTGACATGTTTTATTGGGTGGGAATGATGAGTGACATAAGGAAGTATGTAGCCGCATGTTCAGTCTGTCAGCGGCACAAGTACTCAACGTTGGCACCAGGAGGACTGCTGCAACCACTAGCTATTCCAGAAGCAGTTTGGGAGGATATTGCTATGGATTTCGTGGAAGGGCTGCCCAGATCAGAAGGGTTTAATGCGATACTAGTAGTCATTGATCGACTATCTAAGTATGCGCATTTCATCAAGCTGCGACATCCTTTCACCGCAACAGAAGTAGCATTATTGTTTGTGCAAGAAGTGGTGAAGCTACACGGGTTTCCGAAAACCATCGTCTCAGACCGGGATAAGGTATTCACCAGTCAGTTCTGGAAGGAGCTGTTTCGACTAGCAGGGACGTCGTTATGTATGAGCACAGCTTATCATCCGCAGACTGACGGCCAAACAGAGGTGACAAACAGGGGCTTAGAAACATACCTTCGATGCTACACGAGTGACAAACCCAAGGCGTGGGCAAAGTTTTTACCGTGGGCGGAACTTTGTTATAACTCATCATTTCACTCAGCTATCAAGATGACTCCGTTCAAAGCAGTCTATGGTCGTGATCCTCCATTTCTTCTCAAGTATGAGCAAGGATCGACCACAAACGCGGACCTTGAGAGTAAACTGATTGAGCGAGATGATATGTTATCTCTGCTACGGGAGCACATTGGTCACGCTCAGCAAGTGATGAAGCGACAGGTTGATGGGCACCGCAGGGAGGTAGTGTTTGAGGTCGGAGATAAGGTGTATCTGAAGCTCAGGCCTTACCGTCAACAGACACTGGCAAGAAGAGCTAATGAGAAACTGTCAGCGCGTTTTTACGGACCATATGAGATCACAGCAAGAGTGGGTAAGGTCGCTTATCGTCTTAAGCTACCGGAGGAGGCTAAAATTCATCCTACTTTTCACGTCTCTCAGTTGAAAAAAGCCATTGGAGAGGACAACCCAGTTGCTCCACTACCATCTCAGTTGACCACGGAAGGGGTGTTGGTGGCTCAACCAGAAAAGGTATTGGGAACACGGGTGAGCCCTCTGACGGGCCAAGATGAGTTGCTGATTCAGTGGAAAGGTCTGCCTGAGTATGAGAGTTCGTGGGAGTGGAAGAAAGTGATACAGGGACAGTTTCCGGAGTTTGACCTTGAGGACAAGGTCAATTTCGCAGAAGGGAGTAATGTTAGTTATGAAGCAAGAAGACCTCCATTGCTGTATGAGTATTCAAGGAGGAAGAAAAGCAGTCAGCAGAAGATGACAAATGAGCAGAGTGACGTGGCACGGGAGG CTGCCGGAGCTGCGGTAGCGGCGTCGCGGAATCCCAGGCATTCGATTCTGGATTGGGTCTTCTCCTCTCACCGTTCGTCTCTGTTACCATGGGGATCTATGACTCTAGCCGATTCTAGCTCCGAATCCGTTGCTGAGCCTAAGACCGGGTTCTCGTTCCCGGCTACAATCGGAGAATCCCGGAGATTACTCGGCGTGGGGCTGAGGAAGAAGAGCGTGCTGGGGTTGAAGAACATCGATGTCTACGCATTCG GCATATATGCAGACTGTGATGATGTGAAGAAACTTGTGGGTGAGAAGTACTCGAGTCTTGCAGCTTCTGAGCTCAGGGGAAACAATGCTTTCATGGATCAACTCATGGAAGCCGACATAAAGATGACTATAAGGCTGCAGATCGTCTACGGCAAACTCAACATCCGTTCCGTGCGCAATGCTTTCCAAGAATCTGTTGGTAACAGACTCAAGAAGTTTGGTGGCGTTGACAACGATGAGTTGCTCCAAAG CTTTACTGGCCTCTTCAAAGATGAGTATAAAATTCCAAGAAGTTCCATAATTGATTTGACTCAAGAACCAGGCCATGTACTCAGCGTAGCAA TTGAGGGAAACCATGTTGGGAGTGTGAAGAGCAAACTCTTGTGTAGGTCAATCTTAGACTTGTACATTGGTGAAGAACCGTTTGATAAGAATGCAAGAGAAGATTTTCTAGACAATGTGGCTTCTCTAGCCGCCCACAAGTAG